The DNA sequence TGCAAGATGAAAAGAAAAAAGAAGAATTATCAGAGATTTGCAATCATCAACCTCATGTTAAAAATTGTTCTGCTTTAATTATTATTTTATCAAGACTTGATTTTTTAGATTACTTTGAAGAAAAATTAAGAAAAAGAGATATGAGTGAAAAAGAAATTCAAAAGCGTTTAGATACCTATATGCCTTTTTTAAATTCTTTAAATCATGAGCAAAAAATTGCTTATGCTAGAGAACAAGCCCATATTGCTTTAGCAAGTATACTTTATAGCGCTACTGCTTTAAATATAGCTACTTGCCCAATAGGAGGTTTTGATAA is a window from the Campylobacter sp. RM10537 genome containing:
- a CDS encoding NAD(P)H-dependent oxidoreductase, with the translated sequence MDKLDLFKFRYSCRNFKNEKLNPQDLRNILEIARLSPSSLGLEPWKFVVVQDEKKKEELSEICNHQPHVKNCSALIIILSRLDFLDYFEEKLRKRDMSEKEIQKRLDTYMPFLNSLNHEQKIAYAREQAHIALASILYSATALNIATCPIGGFDKIKLESYLNLNTQKEIATLIVAIGYSNDKSLPQKNRFDFDEVVQFL